In a single window of the Zonotrichia leucophrys gambelii isolate GWCS_2022_RI chromosome 2, RI_Zleu_2.0, whole genome shotgun sequence genome:
- the ZNF830 gene encoding zinc finger protein 830, with amino-acid sequence MAAAGAGAGRKQVRQEELRRLMREKQRQNAGKKRIDSPFAKYNSLGHLSCSLCNAPVKSELLWQTHVLGKQHRERVAELKGTKHTATGSAAGTSSHPVKRKTVETENTDLKRVKGTDEKPHTSSSGLPADFFDEAQPDSASVQLSKGPGPSLLSGNYDDDDDEEEEEHEQTSKSSVVRKTEIPPPTQEVIANSLPADFFDTKTPAAPIVSHSGSIQKAEIHEKVIERKENTAEALPEGFFDDPEVDAKVRKVDAPKDQMDKEWDEFQKAMRQVNTISEAIVAEDDEEGRLDRQIGEIDEQIECYRRVELLRNRQDEIKEKLKEAMRLKAAQEKEEDDVGSEDEEELQDLLSQDWRVKGALL; translated from the exons AtggcggcggccggggcgggcgcggggcggaaGCAGGTGCGGCAGGAGGAGCTGCGGCGCCTCATGAGGGAGAAGCAGCGCCAGAACGCCGGCAAGAAGCGCATCGACTCGCCCTTCGCCAA GTACAACAGCCTGGGccacctgagctgctccctgtgcaacGCGCCCGTGAAGAGCGAGCTGCTGTGGCAGACCCACGTCCTGGGCAAGCAGCACCGGGAG aGAGTTGCAGAATTAAAAGGCACAAAGCACACAGCCactggctcagctgctggcacatcctctcatcctgtcaaGAGAAAAACAGTTGAGACAGAAAATACAGACCTGAAGAGAGTAAAAG GTACAGATGAAAAGCCACACACGTCTTCATCAGG GCTGCCAGCAGATTTTTTTGATGAAGCCCAGCCAGACAGTGCCAGTGTACAGCTTTCCAAGGGCCCAGGTCCCAGTTTATTGTCAGGGAATTACGATGACGACGAtgatgaagaagaggaggaacaCGAACAAACAAGCAAATCTTCTGTTGTGCGTAAAACTGAAATTCCACCTCCAACTCAAGAAGTCATAGCTAATTCTCTGCCTGCAG ACTTTTTTGACACCAAAACTCCAGCTGCTCCTATAGTTTCCCATTCAGGATCCATACAGAAAGCAGAGATACATGAGAAGGTGATTGAAAG aaaagaaaacactgcTGAAGCTTTGCCAGAAGGTTTCTTTGATGATCCTGAAGTGGATGCAAAA GTGAGAAAAGTTGATGCTCCAAAGGATCAGATGGACAAAGAATGGGATGAATTTCAAAAGGCAATGCGACAGGTCAACACA ATTTCAGAAGCAATAGTGGCAGAAGATGATGAGGAGGGACGACTAGATCGCCAGATTGGAGAAATTGATGAGCAGAT TGAGTGCTACCGCCGTGTGGAGCTTTTGCGGAACCGCCAGGACGAGATAAAGGAGAAGTTAAAGGAAGCCATGAGATTAAAAGCAGCAcaagagaaagaggaggatGATGTTGGGagtgaagatgaagaagaacTGCAGGATTTGCTGTCACAAGACTGGAGGGTGAAAGGGGCTTTGTtgtag